One window of Campylobacter avium LMG 24591 genomic DNA carries:
- a CDS encoding DUF3737 family protein: MKEISEEIFTQERALFKQHATKIKNCVFKTGESALKHASKIELIASCFEYKYPLWYCDDIKATNINFALEARSGIWYSSNINMNNSNLSSPKNFRHSKNIKLENTHMPNANESFSSCANISLNNVYANGDYFITHSKDIDVNNLNINGNYCFDTCKNITVKNSKIISKDAFWNCENVEVYDSFIIGEYLAWNSKNISFINCKIQSLQALCYIQNLRLINCELLDTTLAFEYSTVDVDVSSKIQSIFNPKSGIIKAKSIDEILIDEANSKDVQIITKD; the protein is encoded by the coding sequence ATGAAAGAAATTAGCGAAGAAATTTTCACACAAGAAAGAGCCTTATTTAAACAACATGCAACAAAGATAAAAAACTGCGTTTTCAAAACAGGAGAATCAGCCCTAAAGCATGCAAGCAAGATAGAACTTATCGCGAGCTGTTTTGAGTATAAATACCCACTGTGGTACTGCGATGATATAAAGGCTACAAATATAAATTTTGCCCTGGAGGCTAGAAGTGGAATTTGGTATAGCTCTAACATAAATATGAATAACTCGAATTTATCCTCGCCCAAAAATTTTCGGCATTCTAAAAATATAAAGCTTGAAAACACTCATATGCCAAATGCAAACGAAAGCTTTTCATCTTGTGCTAATATAAGCTTAAATAATGTTTATGCGAATGGGGATTATTTTATAACGCATAGCAAGGATATAGATGTTAATAATCTAAATATAAACGGCAATTACTGCTTTGATACTTGTAAAAATATCACTGTTAAAAATTCTAAAATCATCAGCAAGGACGCCTTTTGGAATTGCGAAAATGTAGAAGTTTATGATAGTTTCATAATAGGAGAATACCTAGCCTGGAACAGCAAAAATATAAGCTTTATTAATTGCAAAATTCAAAGCCTACAAGCTCTGTGTTACATACAAAATTTAAGGCTTATAAATTGCGAGCTTTTAGATACTACCTTGGCCTTTGAATACTCAACGGTTGATGTTGATGTAAGCTCTAAAATTCAAAGCATTTTTAACCCAAAAAGTGGTATCATAAAGGCAAAAAGTATAGATGAAATACTCATAGATGAAGCAAATTCTAAGGATGTACAAATCATAACAAAGGACTAA
- a CDS encoding acetyl-CoA carboxylase carboxyltransferase subunit alpha, whose amino-acid sequence MASYLEFEKNIQQIDEDIVNAEIKGDAAAISILKKNLEKEISKTYKNLSDFQRLQLARHPDRPYALDYIELILSDAHEIHGDRAFRDDPSIVCFAGYIGSRKIIVIGEQKGRGTKDKIYRNFGMPHPEGYRKALRVAKLAEKFNIPVLFLIDTPGAYPGIGAEERGQSEAIARNLYELSSLKTITIAVVIGEGGSGGALAIGVVDKLAMMKNSVFSVISPEGCAAILWKDPAKSEQAAKALKITADDLKSQKLIDFVIDEPINGAHRDKEKAAANIASYVSRCLDELEKLDKRELVANRMQKILSIGAFSTSNSKS is encoded by the coding sequence ATGGCATCTTACCTTGAGTTTGAAAAAAACATACAGCAAATTGATGAAGATATAGTTAATGCTGAAATCAAGGGTGATGCAGCCGCTATATCTATACTTAAAAAGAATTTAGAAAAAGAAATTTCAAAAACTTACAAAAATTTAAGTGATTTTCAAAGACTGCAACTTGCAAGACATCCTGATAGACCTTATGCACTTGATTATATAGAATTAATTTTAAGCGATGCTCATGAAATTCACGGAGACAGAGCCTTTAGAGACGACCCGTCTATAGTGTGTTTTGCTGGATACATAGGCTCTAGAAAAATTATAGTAATAGGCGAACAAAAAGGCAGAGGTACTAAGGATAAAATTTATAGAAATTTTGGTATGCCACATCCTGAAGGTTATAGAAAGGCTTTAAGGGTGGCTAAATTAGCTGAAAAATTTAACATTCCGGTGCTATTTTTGATAGATACTCCGGGTGCTTATCCTGGAATTGGTGCAGAAGAAAGAGGGCAAAGCGAAGCCATAGCTAGAAATTTATACGAATTAAGCTCTTTAAAAACCATCACAATAGCAGTTGTAATAGGCGAAGGCGGTAGCGGTGGAGCTTTGGCCATAGGCGTTGTGGATAAATTGGCTATGATGAAAAACTCTGTTTTTTCTGTCATCTCGCCTGAGGGCTGTGCTGCTATTTTGTGGAAAGACCCTGCAAAAAGCGAACAAGCAGCAAAGGCTTTAAAGATAACTGCTGACGATTTAAAATCTCAAAAATTAATAGACTTTGTGATAGATGAACCCATAAATGGAGCCCACAGAGACAAAGAAAAAGCCGCTGCAAATATAGCTTCTTATGTAAGCAGGTGTCTAGATGAGCTTGAAAAACTAGACAAAAGAGAATTAGTAGCAAACCGAATGCAAAAAATCCTATCTATCGGTGCCTTTTCTACCTCTAACAGCAAATCATAA